The DNA segment AACCCCCACTGACGCATGTTGTTCAAACAAGAAATTTGTTGCGCCTTGGCTTTCGCCTTGGATAACGCGGGCAGCAACATCGCCGCAAGAATGGCGATGATGGCGATGACGACCAGCAGCTCGATCAAGGTAAAGGCGTGCCGGCGTGGAGGAAGTGGATGAAGTGTTGTCATTCGGAACGACATGAAAAAACTGGAAATGCGTGTCAGAATCGTTGGTTATCGTCACCGGGGCGGTTCTTCTTCGACCGCCGTAAACCCCTTCGGTTTTCTTTCGTAACGACTCTAGGCAGCAGACGACAAATTGCAAGGGTTTATCCCGACGAATTATTCACAATTCCGAACGTGAATTCGAAATGTGAATTGACACGCGAGGCGCGCGGCGAGTCAGTTGCGATTATCCAACTCCACGGCGCGACGGAGGCGATCAAAAAAATCCGGCAGTGCGGATTGGATGCGATTCCAATTCGGAATCAGCGGCGTCCACAACGAATCCTCCAAGAACGAACGGGTGGCGGCGCGGATCGAGCGCACAAAGGTGGCCACGGCGCGCTCCTCGTCATGGCGCGGATAGCGCAGGCCATTCAGCACCGCGTCGGCGGAGTAAAAGCGGAGCGTGTCCTCCGCCTGCCGCACGTAGGCGCTCAACAAGGTGTCAAACAAACCGGTATCCAACTTGATGCCTTCAGCGGCCATGCGCCGGAAAAACGAGCGACTCACATCCGTGGCCATTTTGTTCAAGCCTTTTTCCATGTCGCGCGGAGAAAGTTCCTGATGTTTATGATCGTAATTGTCGCACAATTCAGACTGGCAGATCGCGCGCGGGGCGCTGTTACGAAATACTTCCGCCAGCAACCCCACTTCCAACGCCCAATCGTGCGGAATGCGCACCCGGCGCACGAGGTCCATGTCCATCGAAAATTCGCCCGCCAACGGGTATCGGAACGTATCCATGTAAACCAGATACGGATGGTGGCCGATGATGGATTTCAAAGCGCGCAACAAGGGCGTGACCAACAGGCGCATGACCCGGCCGTTCAGTTTATCCGTCACCCGCGCGTAGTAGCCCTTGCAATAATCAAACCCCAGCGCCGGGTGCGCCACGGGATAGCACAACCGCGCCAGCAATTCGCGCGTGTAGGTGGTGATGTCGCAATCATGCACCGCCACCATGTGGGACTGTTCGCTGGCCAGGGCGTAACCAAAACAAATCCAGACGTTGCGCCCTTTGCCCATGGTCCCGGGCGTCAACTCGGCGTCGTCCAACTCGCGAAACAAACTCTGCATGCGCTGACCGTTGTTCCACAACAGCACGGGCTGTTGCGGCAACCGGGCAAAAATTCGCTTGGCCCGCGCCCATTCCCGCTGGTTGGCGCCGTCAATGCCCACGATGACTTGCTTGAGATAACGAACCTGTTGCAATTCGCGGATGATGCCGCGCAACGCTTTCGTTCCCAACTCCCGCACGTGGCAGGGCAAAATCAGCGCGATCGGAGATTCCTCGGCAAATTCCAACAGTTCACCTTCCATCCGGGCCAGGTTGGGTTGCCCCAAACGATGCAGCGTGGCGACCGCGCCAGTTTGAAAAAAATCCGACATGAGGGGAATGTTATCGCTTGTCACGACCAACCCTGACAAGCTTCGATTTCAAAAAGTTCGGTTGGGGTGCGTGTGGCCGTGACGTTGATCATTGTTCATTATCATTTTCGCCCGGGAGGAATCCGGCGCGTCGTGGAGTTGGCGACGCCGCATCTGCGACGGGCGATGCCGCGACTCGATACCGTGCTGCTGGTTTCCGGCGAAGCTCAAGATGTCGTCTGGAATCGGAATTTTGCCAAACTGATCGCGCCCGCCAGACTGCGCTTTCACACTGCGGCCGAATTGGGTTACTTCTCGGAATTATCCGCCTCGAGCCGGGTAATCCGCCGCCGGATTCGACAGCAACTGGCGCAGGTATTCGCCGGGCACACATCTGACAATTGCGTGGTGTGGGCGCACAATCTCGGCATCGGCCGCAACGCCATTCTCGCGGAGGAACTGGCGCGCGATTGCGCGACGCGGCGACTGCGCCTGATCTCGCATCATCACGACTGGTGGTTTGACAACCGCTGGTTGCGCGCGCCGGAATTGCGTCGCTCGGGCTATCCCAACCTGGCGGCAATTGCGCGCACCATTTTTCCGAGTGGAGCGAAAATACGTCACGCCGCCATCAATCAGGAAGACGCGAAAATTTTATCCACCTCCCTCAAGACCAGCAGCGCGTGGTTGCCGAATCTTGCCGAACCTCTGCCACCGCCGCCCGCGGCGCGCGTCACCGAGGCGCGGCGCTGGTTGCACCGCCGGTTGGATCACGATGGCGCACCGGTCTGGCTGCTGCCCTGCCGTTTGTTGCGACGCAAGAACGTGGCGGAAGCACTGTTGCTGACGCGGTGGTTGCGACCCGAGGCGTGGCTGGTCACCACCGGCGATGTCAGTTCGGCGGACGAGCTACCGTATTTTCGAAAGTTATCCGACGCGGCGCGGCGACATCACTGGCGACTGCGCCTGGGCGTTTTGCAAGGAAGCGAAGCACGCAAACCGACGGTACCGGAATTACTGGCGGCGTCCGAAGCCGTTTTGCTGACTTCGATCCAGGAAGGATTCGGTTTGCCATACTTGGAAGCGGCCGCAGCCGGACGCCCGTTGATCGCACGCGAGCTGCCCAACATCGCGCCCGATCTGGCGCGGTTCGGATTTCACTTTCCGCAGGCCTACCCGGAAATCCAAATTCCACTCGAGCTGTTTGATTATCGTGCTGAACGCGCGCGCCAGAAAAAACTCT comes from the Verrucomicrobiia bacterium genome and includes:
- a CDS encoding glycosyl transferase produces the protein MSDFFQTGAVATLHRLGQPNLARMEGELLEFAEESPIALILPCHVRELGTKALRGIIRELQQVRYLKQVIVGIDGANQREWARAKRIFARLPQQPVLLWNNGQRMQSLFRELDDAELTPGTMGKGRNVWICFGYALASEQSHMVAVHDCDITTYTRELLARLCYPVAHPALGFDYCKGYYARVTDKLNGRVMRLLVTPLLRALKSIIGHHPYLVYMDTFRYPLAGEFSMDMDLVRRVRIPHDWALEVGLLAEVFRNSAPRAICQSELCDNYDHKHQELSPRDMEKGLNKMATDVSRSFFRRMAAEGIKLDTGLFDTLLSAYVRQAEDTLRFYSADAVLNGLRYPRHDEERAVATFVRSIRAATRSFLEDSLWTPLIPNWNRIQSALPDFFDRLRRAVELDNRN
- a CDS encoding glycosyltransferase translates to MRVAVTLIIVHYHFRPGGIRRVVELATPHLRRAMPRLDTVLLVSGEAQDVVWNRNFAKLIAPARLRFHTAAELGYFSELSASSRVIRRRIRQQLAQVFAGHTSDNCVVWAHNLGIGRNAILAEELARDCATRRLRLISHHHDWWFDNRWLRAPELRRSGYPNLAAIARTIFPSGAKIRHAAINQEDAKILSTSLKTSSAWLPNLAEPLPPPPAARVTEARRWLHRRLDHDGAPVWLLPCRLLRRKNVAEALLLTRWLRPEAWLVTTGDVSSADELPYFRKLSDAARRHHWRLRLGVLQGSEARKPTVPELLAASEAVLLTSIQEGFGLPYLEAAAAGRPLIARELPNIAPDLARFGFHFPQAYPEIQIPLELFDYRAERARQKKLFARWCRALPTAFRALAGTPALLQTTRADQTVPFSRLTLTAQLEVLTIPVARSWELGQKANPFLREWRERARRKRLQVTTWPAPADHWLSGRSYARRFIRLLKTPPPPGSRSHPTALQAAFVAKKLYAANLYPLLWTKEP